A DNA window from Caldisericaceae bacterium contains the following coding sequences:
- a CDS encoding DUF4388 domain-containing protein, whose translation MEEIIQSITTVKKSGKLEIDGVMGVYGIYFSNGEIIHANGPFSIGEKAIIDVFLEINGDFKFITNIVLPPRTIRQDIFEIITNGISLREENFHIIKLIKKYTRLLPNSKDTGFDLSRLEVKMLKYILENTPISIIMEMMSLSYLEFLNVLKGLLDKGIVTLGG comes from the coding sequence TTGGAAGAGATTATACAGAGTATCACAACAGTTAAAAAATCTGGCAAATTAGAAATTGACGGTGTAATGGGCGTCTATGGTATATATTTTTCAAATGGAGAAATCATTCATGCTAACGGTCCTTTTTCCATAGGGGAAAAGGCGATAATAGATGTATTTCTTGAAATTAACGGTGACTTCAAATTTATTACAAATATTGTTCTTCCACCAAGAACCATTAGACAAGACATTTTTGAAATTATTACAAACGGTATCAGTCTAAGAGAAGAGAATTTCCATATAATTAAACTCATCAAAAAATATACGAGATTATTGCCAAATTCAAAAGATACAGGCTTTGATTTATCTAGACTTGAGGTAAAAATGTTAAAATACATATTAGAAAATACACCAATTTCGATTATAATGGAAATGATGTCGCTTAGTTATTTGGAGTTTTTAAATGTCCTAAAAGGACTTTTAGATAAAGGCATAGTGACTTTAGGAGGTTAA